From Camelina sativa cultivar DH55 chromosome 20, Cs, whole genome shotgun sequence, the proteins below share one genomic window:
- the LOC104769125 gene encoding calmodulin-binding transcription activator 1 isoform X4 yields the protein MLEQDLMHIVFVHYLEVKGNRTSQGMKENNSNSVNGTSSVNIDSTASPTSTLSSLCEDADSGDSHQARSVLRASPELQTGNCYGWTPPTGMHNVSQVHGNRVRESDSQRSVDVRAWDAVENSLTRHHDQPYCNDLLTQMQPSITDSMLVDENTDKGRRLMAEPIRNPLQMQSNWQIPVQDDLLLPKGQEDLFSHSGMTDDIDLALFELSAEDNFETFASLLGSENQQPFGNSYQAPPSIMESEYIPVKKSLLRNEDSLKKVDSFSRWAIKELAEMEDLQMQSSREDIAWTTVECETAAAGISLSPSLSEDQRFTIVDFWPKCANTDAEVEVIVIGTFLLSPQEVTKYNWSCMFGEVEVPAEILVDGVLCCHAPPHTAGLVPFYVTCSNRFACSEVREFDFLSGSTQKIDAADVHGLYTDEAASLQLRFEKLLAHRAFVHGYHVFEDVGEKRRKISNIMLLKEEKEYFLPGTYQRDLTKQESKGQLLREQLEEKLYIWLIHKVTEEGKGPNMLDEDGQGILHFVAALGYDWAIKPMLAAGVNINFRDANGWSALHWAAFSGREETVAVLVSLGGDAGALTDPSPELPLGKTAADLAYANGHRGISGFLAESSLTSYLEKLTVDSKENSPANSFGEKAVQTVSERTAAPMSHGDLPERLSLKDSLTAVRNATQAADRLHQVFRMQSFERKQLSEFDADDKIDISDELAVSFAASKTKTPGHNDVPSLSSAATHIQKKYRGWKKRKEFLLIRQRIVRIQAHVRGHQVRKQYRTVIWSVGLLEKIILRWRRKGKGLRGFKSSAIAKTVEPEPTVAATSCTKPQEDEYDFLKEGRKQTEERLQKALTRVKSMVQYPEARDQYRRLLTVVEGFRENEASSSASINNEVGGPVNCDEDDLIDIDSLLNDDTLMMSFSP from the exons AGATTTGATGCATATCGTATTCGTACACTACTTGGAGGTTAAG GGTAACCGGACCAGTCAAGGAATGaaagaaaacaattcaaattcTGTAAATGGCACATCTTCAGTGAATATTGATTCAACAGCAAGCCCAACCAGCACATTGTCATCATTATGTGAAGATGCTGATTCTG GGGACAGTCATCAAGCAAGATCCGTCTTACGAGCATCTCCTGAACTTCAAACAG GAAATTGCTATGGCTGGACACCGCCTACTGGCATGCATAATGTTTCACAGGTTCATGGGAACAGAGTCAGAGAAAGTGATTCCCAGAGATCAGTTGATGTTCGAGCTTGGGATGCCGTTGAGAATTCATTGACAAGACACCATGATCAACCTTATTGTAATGATTTGTTGACTCAGATGCAGCCTTCTATTACTGACTCAATGCTGGTGGACGAAAATACGGACAAAGGTAGGCGGTTAATGGCAGAGCCTATCAGAAATCCTCTTCAAATGCAATCAAATTGGCAG ATTCCAGTTCAAGATGACCTACTTTTACCAAAAGGGCAGGAGGATCTGTTTTCACATTCTGGAATGACTGATGACATCGATCTGGCGTTATTTGAGCTAAGTGCAGAAGATAATTTTGAGACATTTGCCAGTCTCCTTGGCAGTGAAAATCAGCAACCTTTTGGAAATAGTTATCAAGCTCCCCCTTCAATTATGGAATCTGAATATATACCTGTAAAGAAATCATTATTAAGAAACGAAGATAGTTTGAAAAAAGTCGATAGTTTTTCTCGGTGGGCAATTAAAGAACTTGCCGAGATGGAGGATTTGCAAATGCAGTCTTCACGTGAAGATATTGCATGGACCACTGTTGAATGTGAAACTGCAGCAGCTGGGATCTCCTTGAGCCCTTCTCTCTCTGAGGACCAGCGTTTCACCATTGTTGATTTTTGGCCAAAATGCGCTAACACAGACGCAGAAGTTGAG GTGATAGTTATTGGGACATTTCTGCTTAGTCCACAAGAAGTAACAAAATATAACTGGTCATGCATGTTTGGCGAAGTGGAGGTTCCTGCTGAGATTTTAGTAGATGGCGTTCTTTGTTGTCATGCTCCACCGCATACAGCTGGTCTCGTGCCCTTTTATGTTACATGTTCCAACAGATTTGCTTGCAGTGAAGTACGAGAATTTGATTTCCTTTCTGGCTCTACCCAAAAAATCGATGCTGCTGATGTTCATGGTCTCTATACAGATGAAGCAGCATCACTTCAGTTGCGGTTTGAGAAGCTGCTTGCTCACAGAGCTTTTGTTCACGGTTACCATGTATTTGAAGATGTTggggagaaaagaagaaaaatcagtAACATTATGTTGCTAAAGGAGGAGAAAGAGTATTTCCTTCCAGGGACATATCAGAGAGATTTAACCAAACAAGAATCAAAAGGACAGCTTTTGAGGGAACAGTTGGaagaaaaactatatatatggcTCATCCATAAAGTGACTGAAGAGGGTAAAGGTCCAAACATGCTGGATGAAGATGGACAGGGTATTTTACACTTTGTTGCAGCGCTTGGGTATGATTGGGCCATTAAACCAATGTTAGCAGCAGGAGTTAACATTAACTTCCGTGATGCCAATGGGTGGTCCGCCCTTCATTGGGCTGCTTTCAGTGGCAG GGAGGAAACTGTCGCTGTGCTGGTCTCTCTAGGTGGTGATGCTGGGGCATTGACGGATCCATCTCCAGAGCTTCCTTTGGGTAAAACAGCAGCTGACTTGGCTTACGCAAATGGACACAGGGGAATTTCGGGTTTTCTTGCAGAGTCTTCCTTAACTAGCTATCTTGAAAAGCTAACAGTGGACTCAAAGGAAAATAGCCCTGCCAACTCTTTTGGAGAAAAAGCTGTTCAAACAGTCTCTGAGCGAACCGCTGCTCCTATGAGCCATGGTGATTTACCAGAAAGACTTTCCTTGAAGGACTCACTTACAGCTGTCCGTAATGCTACACAAGCGGCTGATCGTCTTCACCAAGTTTTCAGGATGCAATCATTCGAGCGGAAACAGCTGTCTGAATTTGACGCTGATGACAAGATTGATATCTCCGATGAGTTAGCTGTTTCTTTTGCAGCTTCTAAAACTAAGACTCCAGGACACAATGATGTCCCCTCTCTTAGTTCTGCTGCTACCCATATCCAGAAGAAATATCGTGgttggaagaagagaaaagagtttcTTTTAATCCGACAAAGAATCGTCAGAATTCAG GCTCATGTGAGAGGACATCAGGTCCGGAAACAATACCGAACAGTCATTTGGTCAGTGGGATTACTTGAGAAAATCATTTTGCGTTGGAGACGCAAAGGTAAAGGCTTAAGAGGGTTCAAAAGCAGTGCAATTGCCAAAACCGTGGAACCAGAACCGACTGTGGCAGCTACATCCTGTACGAAACCACAGGAAGATGAGTATGATTTTCTAAAAGAGGGAAGAAAACAAACGGAGGAAAGACTTCAAAAGGCTCTCACTCGGGTTAAGTCGATGGTTCAATACCCAGAAGCACGGGATCAATACCGTAGACTCCTAACAGTTGTCGAGGGCTTCCGTGAAAATGAG GCTTCATCAAGTGCATCTATAAACAATGAAGTAGGAGGACCAGTCAACTGTGACGAAGACGATTTAATTGACATTGACTCTCTTTTGAACGATGACACATTGATGATGTCTTTTTctccttga
- the LOC104769126 gene encoding outer envelope protein 64, mitochondrial yields MSNTLTLIQSNASNPKVWVVIGVTLAGIVILAETRKRRIKALREEDFGAFLDRFELLPFPPPPPPAAKQSLSDLTFSISDAFDVKDYITGFGSPQWKKTHEAAEKTAVVITTLLKHGATCVGKTIMDELGFGVIGENKHYGTPINPLMPSNVPGGCSSGSAVSVGAELVDFSLGIDTTGGVRIPASFCGILGFRPSQGTVSSVGVLPTSQSLETVGWFARDPSVLCQVGHALLNLSAVPHKRQRSLIFADDLFELSDIPKQKSVHVVRKAIENLSGYQTPKHVNVGQYVASNVPSLAEFCEQSGKSQNSASTLKALSSVMLAIQRHEFKTNHEEWSQTCKSFLGPRFSNDVVTALNSRNESIKSLYRVKTEMRATIQSLLKEDGILVIPTVADPPPKLNTKNKSLKEFLDRTYALSSIASMSGCCQVTIPLGEHGDCPISVSFLTYYGGDKFLLDTILDVYASLQDQAEIASSLDPVSNTNGSIEASELMKEKGNAAYKGRQWNKAVNFYTEAIKLNGANATYYCNRAAAYLELACFQQAEEDCTEAISIDKKNVKAYLRRGTARESLVRYKEAAADFRHALVLEPQNKTAKIAEKRLRKLMS; encoded by the exons ATGTCGAATACGCTTACTTTAATTCAAAGCAATGCCTCAAATCCCAAGGTATGGGTTGTGATCGGCGTCACCTTGGCCGGGATCGTGATTCTGGCGGAGACTCGGAAGCGGCGGATCAAAGCCCTTAGAGAAGAAGACTTTGGTGCTTTCTTAGATCGTTTCGAGCTTCTTCCTTTTCCTCCGCCGCCTCCTCCTGCTGCTAAACAATCTCTCTCTGATCTCACCTTCTCCATATCCGACGc GTTTGATGTTAAGGATTACATCACAGGATTTGGTAGTCCACAATGGAAGAAGACTCACGAGGCTGCTGAGAAGACTGCTGTGGTTATCACAACGCTCTTGAAACATGGAGCTACTTGTGTTGGCAAGACTATCATGGATGAGCTTGGTTTTGG ggTTATTGGAGAAAACAAGCACTATGGCACTCCTATTAATCCGTTGATGCCATCTAATGTTCCTGGAGGATGTTCCAGTGGCTCAGCAGTTTCTGTTGGGGCTGAACTCGTTGACTTTTCACTTG GGATTGATACCACTGGCGGTGTTAGAATCCCAGCATCCTTTTGTGGTATTCTCGGTTTTCGACCATCTCAGGGGACTGTTTCTTCCGTTGGAGTTTTGCCTACTTCCCAAAGCCTTGAGACTGTTG GATGGTTTGCTCGTGACCCATCTGTTTTGTGTCAAGTTGGGCATGCCTTACTAAATCTGAGTGCAGTACCGCATAAAAGGCAAAGATCTTTAATCTTCGCTGATGATTTATTTGAGCTCTCTGACATCCCCAAGCAAAAGTCTGTTCATGTTGTCAGAAAGGCAATCGAAAATTTATCTGGCT ACCAGACTCCAAAACATGTAAACGTTGGCCAATACGTCGCTTCAAATGTACCAAGTCTTGCGGAATTCTGTGAGCAATCTGGAAAATCCCAAAACTCAGCATCAACTTTGAAAGCTCTTTCATCTGTCATGTTGGCAATACAAAG GCATGAGTTCAAAACAAATCATGAAGAATGGTCACAAACATGCAAATCGTTCCTAGGGCCAAGATTTTCCAATGATGTTGTTACAGCTCTAAACAGCAGAAACGAGAGCATTAAATCACTCTACAGAGTGAAAACTGAGATGCGGGCCACCATTCAGAGCCTTCTAAAG GAAGATGGAATTCTGGTTATCCCCACAGTTGCTGATCCCCCTCCGAAGCTTAACACAAAGAACAAGTCTTTGAAGGAGTTTCTAGATCGAACTTATGCACTCTCCAGCATTGCTAGCATGTCTGGATGTTGTCAG GTTACAATTCCTTTAGGGGAACACGGTGATTGTCCAATATCCGTGTCGTTTCTCACTTACTATGGAGGTGATAAGTTCCTTCTCGATACAATTCTCGATGTATATGCATCCCTTCAAGACCAAGCCGAAATTGCATCCAGCTTGGATCCAGTGTCTAACACCAATGGTAGTATCGAGGCTTCTGAACTTATGAAGGAAAAG GGGAATGCTGCATACAAGGGGCGACAATGGAATAAGGCAGTAAACTTTTATACTGAAGCTATAAAATTGAATGGAGCGAATGCTACTTATTATTGCAATAGAGCTGCAGCATACTTAGAACTTGCCTG CTTCCAACAAGCTGAAGAAGATTGTACCGAGGCTATATCGATCGATAAGAAG AATGTGAAGGCATATCTGAGACGAGGGACTGCGAGAGAATCACTTGTACGGTACAAAGAAGCTGCTGCAG ATTTCAGACACGCATTGGTCCTAGAACCCCAGAACAAGACGGCAAAGATTGCTGAGAAGCGTCTCCGCAAACTCatgagttaa
- the LOC104769127 gene encoding uncharacterized protein LOC104769127 gives MFDHLKLLRCFSFTASRDWLFRQSFANAGLRSVTTDLSHGNSITSTAMHCWIPKSPNRSKPNLLLVHGFGANAMWQYGEHLRAFTGRFNVYVPDLLFFGLSSTSEPNRTESFQALCLMRLMEAHGVQRMNIVGISYGGFVGYSLAAQFPEKVEKLVLCCAGVCLEEKDMEDGLFKVPNLEEATGILIPQTPEKLKELIRFSFVKPIKGVPSFFLWDFIDVMCTEFVEEKKDLIRSILKDRRLSDLPRIKQKSLIIWGEEDQIFPVELGYRLKRHIGESAEIVVIKNAGHAVNLEKSKEFVKHLKSFLIDSF, from the exons atgtttgatcaTCTGAAACTGTTGAGATGCTTCAGCTTCACGGCATCAAGAGATTGGTTATTCCGTCAATCATTCGCAAACGCCGGTCTACGTTCTGTAACAACAGATCTTTCCCACGGCAATTCAATCACATCGACAGCTATGCATTGCTGGATCCCTAAATCACCGAACCGATCTAAACCTAACCTCCTCCTCGTACACGGCTTCGGAGCCAACGCAATGTGGCAATACGGCGAACATCTCCGAGCTTTCACCGGTAGATTCAACGTCTACGTCCCTGATCTCCTCTTCTTCGGTTTATCATCAACCTCGGAACCAAACAGAACAGAGTCGTTCCAGGCTCTGTGTCTGATGAGGTTGATGGAAGCGCACGGTGTACAGAGGATGAACATCGTCGGGATCAGCTACGGTGGGTTCGTAGGGTACAGTTTAGCGGCGCAGTTTCCGGAGAAAGTAGAGAAGCTTGTGCTGTGCTGCGCAGGGGTTTGCTTGGAAGAGAAGGATATGGAGGATGGGTTGTTTAAAGTGCCGAACTTGGAAGAAGCTACGGGGATTTTGATACCTCAGACTCCGGAGAAGCTTAAGGAACTTATTAGATTCTCTTTCGTTAAGCCTATCAAAGGTGTTCCTTCGTTTTTTCTCTGGGATTTTATCGAT GTAATGTGTACGGAGTTtgtagaggagaagaaagatttGATCAGATCAATACTCAAAGATCGGAGACTCTCGGATCTTCCTAGGATCAAACAG AAATCGTTGATCATATGGGGTGAAGAAGATCAAATTTTTCCAGTGGAACTAGGTTACAGATTGAAAAg ACATATAGGAGAAAGTGCAGAGATAGTGGTGATCAAGAACGCAGGACATGCTGTCAACTTAGAGAAGTCCAAGGAATTTGTCAAGCATTTGAAATCTTTTCTCATCGACTCTTTCTGA
- the LOC104769128 gene encoding protein EXORDIUM-like 4 — protein sequence MAYSYRFAILFVLLSATVSLSTAAVVEQKPRRSSIPLKGSVTLNLVWYGKFTPTQRSVVVDFIRSIGSPAVAKSPSVAAWWKTTEKYKQGVSNLVVGKQLLLENYPIGKSLKSPYLRALSSKLNGGGARSITVVLTAKDVYVEGFCMNRCGTHGSKASGAYVWVGNSETQCPGYCAWPFHQPIYGPQSPPLVAPNGDVGVDGMIINLATLLVNTVTNPSQEAVAACTGVFGSGAYPGYTGRVLVDKTSGASYNALGLAGRKYLLPAMWDPQTSTCKTLV from the coding sequence ATGGCCTATAGTTACCGTTTTGCCATTCTTTTCGTTCTCCTCTCCGCCACTGTCAGCCTCTCCACCGCCGCGGTTGTCGAGCAGAAGCCTCGCCGCAGCAGCATTCCATTGAAAGGAAGCGTCACTCTCAATCTCGTTTGGTACGGTAAATTCACACCAACCCAACGTTCAGTCGTCGTCGACTTCATCCGCTCTATCGGTTCCCCCGCCGTCGCCAAAAGCCCCTCCGTCGCGGCGTGGTGGAAGACGACTGAGAAGTACAAACAAGGCGTCTCGAATTTAGTCGTCGGTAAGCAGCTCCTCCTAGAGAACTACCCTATCGGGAAGTCTCTGAAGAGCCCTTATCTCCGTGCTCTGTCAAGCAAACTTAACGGTGGTGGTGCTCGTTCGATAACGGTCGTATTAACGGCGAAAGACGTCTACGTTGAAGGCTTCTGTATGAATCGATGCGGGACTCACGGGTCAAAGGCAAGTGGAGCTTACGTGTGGGTGGGAAACTCTGAAACACAGTGTCCTGGTTACTGCGCGTGGCCGTTTCATCAGCCTATCTACGGACCTCAGTCACCGCCGCTAGTCGCGCCTAACGGTGACGTCGGAGTTGACGGGATGATCATAAACCTCGCGACTCTTCTTGTTAACACCGTGACAAACCCGTCTCAAGAAGCTGTCGCGGCTTGTACCGGAGTATTCGGTTCGGGTGCTTACCCGGGGTACACGGGTCGGGTTCTCGTAGACAAGACGAGTGGAGCGAGTTACAACGCTTTGGGTCTCGCCGGTAGGAAATATCTTTTGCCGGCGATGTGGGACCCTCAGACTTCGACGTGTAAGACTTTGGTTTGA
- the LOC104769129 gene encoding classical arabinogalactan protein 1-like: MSISRSTIVLLFVATLLISSVVAAQSPAPAPFSGGGRRMISPSSSKTPSPKSSALPPQADSPSIDAPALSPSSISDSPSEAPAPALGSNAASNRYTVFGGSVAVFLCAAVLAI; encoded by the coding sequence ATGTCGATCTCCAGAAGTACCATAGTTTTACTGTTCGTGGCGACACTCCTGATATCTTCCGTGGTGGCTGCTCAGTCTCCTGCTCCAGCTCCATTCAGCGGGGGAGGAAGACGTATGATCTCTCCATCTTCGTCCAAAACACCGAGTCCTAAATCATCCGCATTGCCGCCTCAAGCTGATTCTCCTTCAATCGACGCTCCAGCACTCAGTCCGTCTTCCATCTCTGATTCTCCGTCAGAAGCTCCTGCTCCAGCATTGGGCAGCAACGCCGCTTCCAACAGATACACAGTTTTTGGTGGATCCGTCGCTGTTTTCCTATGCGCTGCCGTTTTGGCTATCTAG
- the LOC104769131 gene encoding pentatricopeptide repeat-containing protein At5g09450, mitochondrial-like → MAATRSLFHTLRCRLTNNNGVVGGSNFIRNNTESSSRFSNSYSADAAIGGSLFEESSESEEKDDLRSRIFRLRLPKRSATTVLEKWIGEGNQITVNELRDISKELRRTRRYKHALEVTEWMVHHEESKISDADYASRIDLISKVFGIDAAERYFEGLHIDSKTAETYTSLLHAYAGSKQTERAEALFRRIIETDGLNFGAITYNEMMTLYMSVGQVEKVPEVIGVLKDKNVSPDIFTYNLWLSSCAATFNIDELRKILEEMRDDVSSSEGWVRYIDLTSIYVNSSRLTNAESTTPVEAEKSISQREWVTYDFLMILHTGLGNKGMIDQIWKSLRNTNQKLSSRSYICVLSSYLMLGHLREAGEVIDQWKESKTTEFDASACSRILNAFRDVGLDEKASDFHLLLVQKKCSLENDDS, encoded by the exons ATGGCGGCGACTCGCTCGCTCTTCCATACTCTTAGATG TCGATTGACGAATAACAATGGTGTTGTCGGTGGAAGCAATTTCATTCGCAACAACACCGAATCATCATCGCGATTCTCGAATTCGTACAGTGCTGATGCAGCAATCGGAGGCTCGCTTTTCGAGGAATCATCGGAATcggaggagaaagatgatctgAGGAGCCGGATTTTCAGATTGAGGCTTCCGAAACGAAGCGCGACTACTGTTCTCGAGAAATGGATAGGTGAAGGGAATCAGATTACAGTCAATGAACTTCGAGACATCTCCAAAGAGCTTAGAAGAACTCGCCGTTACAAACACGCTCTTGAG GTTACAGAGTGGATGGTTCACCATGAAGAATCCAAGATCTCAGATGCTGATTACGCATCCCGCATTGATCTGATTTCGAAAGTTTTCGGTATCGATGCAGCTGAACGCTACTTTGAAGGTTTGCATATAGATTCAAAGACAGCTGAAACCTATACTTCTCTCCTTCACGCTTATGCTGGCTCCAAACAAACCGAACGAGCTGAGGCTTTGTTCAGGAGAATCATAGAGACTGATGGTCTTAACTTCGGTGCTATCACTTACAACGAGATGATGACTTTATACATGTCAGTTGGGCAAGTTGAGAAAGTACCTGAGGTTATCGGAGTGCTCAAGGACAAAAACGTTTCACCGGATATTTTTACTTATAACCTGTGGCTAAGTTCATGTGCTGCAACTTTCAACATTGATGAACTCAGAAAGATTCTTGAAGAGATGAGGGATGATGTTAGTTCTAGCGAGGGTTGGGTTCGATATATAGATCTTACTAGTATCTACGTAAACAGTAGTAGACTAACTAATGCTGAGTCTACTACACCCGTCGAAGCTGAGAAATCTAtttcccaaagagaatgggtcACGTATGACTTCCTTATGATTCTGCATACTGGATTAGGAAACAAGGGTATGATAGATCAGATTTGGAAGTCTTTGAGAAACACTAACCAGAAATTGAGCAGCAGAAGCTACAtttgtgttctttcttcttACCTAATGCTTGGTCATTTAAGAGAAGCCGGGGAAGTTATTGATCAGTGGAAGGAGTCTAAGACTACAGAGTTTGATGCTTCTGCTTGCTCGAGGATTCTGAATGCTTTTCGAGATGTTGGGTTAGATGAAAAAGCCAGCGACTTTCACTTGCTCTTGGTTCAGAAGAAATGCAGCTTGGAAAATGATGACTCATAA
- the LOC104769132 gene encoding transcription factor bHLH143-like: MPLDTRQQKWLPLGLNPQACVQDTATESFRPGIPFPELGKVYAAERQFCYLQPRFQALLPSYGQQSCGKQVSCLKGRSSYAAAPEGEALKSSRKRFLVFDQSGNQTRLLQCGFPLRFPSFMDAERGNILEKGFSKGHASPENILLPEVHVNGEEESEMHEDTEEINALLYSDEDDNDDWESDDEVMSTGHSPFPVEQQACYKTREELDETESSVDGPLCKRQKLLDHSSRDSSPSLVVTTKSFTKAKGLPDEKLPESNISSKQETGSGLSDEQSRKDKIHTALRILESVVPGAKGKEALLLLDEAIDYLKLLKRNLNNSSKGLNNHW, from the coding sequence ATGCCTCTTGATACTAGGCAGCAGAAATGGTTGCCATTAGGCTTAAATCCTCAAGCTTGCGTCCAAGACACAGCTACTGAGTCTTTCCGTCCTGGAATCCCTTTTCCGGAACTTGGTAAAGTATATGCTGCTGAGCGTCAGTTTTGCTATTTGCAGCCACGGTTCCAAGCCTTGCTGCCAAGTTATGGTCAGCAGTCTTGTGGAAAACAAGTTTCATGTTTGAAAGGGAGATCTAGCTACGCTGCTGCTCCAGAGGGAGAGGCACTCAAGTCTTCTCGGAAAAGATTTCTTGTATTCGATCAGTCAGGAAATCAGACGCGTTTGTTACAATGTGGTTTTCCTCTGCGGTTTCCTTCTTTTATGGATGCAGAGCGTGGGAACATTCTCGAGAAAGGGTTCAGCAAAGGTCATGCCAGTCCAGAAAATATATTGCTACCTGAAGTTCATGTTAATGGCGAAGAAGAGTCAGAGATGCATGAAGACACTGAGGAAATCAACGCGCTGCTGTATTCTGATGAAGACGACAATGATGATTGGGAGAGTGATGATGAGGTGATGAGCACTGGTCACTCTCCATTCCCAGTTGAACAACAAGCGTGCtataaaacaagagaagaacTGGATGAAACTGAAAGCAGTGTTGATGGTCCACTTTGTAAAAGGCAGAAACTACTGGACCATTCATCCAGAGACTCGTCACCATCCCTTGTGGTCACCACCAAGAGTTTCACTAAAGCCAAAGGCTTACCAGATGAAAAACTTCCTGAATCCAATATTTCAAGCAAACAAGAAACGGGTTCTGGTCTAAGTGATGAGCAGTCAAGAAAAGACAAGATTCATACTGCTCTGAGAATCCTCGAGAGCGTAGTTCCAGGGGCAAAGGGAAAAGAAGCTCTTTTACTACTGGACGAAGCCATTGATTACCTCAAGTTGCTGAAGCGAAACTTAAACAACTCATCAAAGGGTTTAAACAACCATTGGTGA
- the LOC104769133 gene encoding mitochondrial uncoupling protein 6-like translates to MGFKPFLEGGIAAIIAGALTHPLDLIKVRMQLQGEHSFPHDQNPNPILNLDHNLPVKPNQPVFALDSLIGSISLLPNSSIHARSSFTRSVTSPFAVGAHIVKNEGPAALFSGVSATVLRQMLYSATRMGIYDFLKRRWTDRLTGNFPLVTKITAGLIAGAIGSAVGNPADVAMVRMQADGGLPLNRRRNYKSVVDALERIVRQEGVSSLWTGSWLTVNRAMIVTASQLATYDHVKEILVAGGRGTPGGIGTHVAASFAAGIVAAVASNPIDVVKTRMMNADKENYGGPLDCAVKTVTEEGPMALYKGFVPTVTRQGPFTMILFITLEQIRGVLKDVKF, encoded by the exons AGCTCTGACTCACCCATTAGACCTCATCAAAGTCCGTATGCAGCTCCAAGGCGAACACTCTTTCCCCCACgaccaaaaccctaaccctattCTCAATCTTGATCATAACCTTCCCGTTAAACCTAACCAACCCGTTTTCGCTCTAGACTCTCTCATCGGCAGCATCTCCTTATTACCTAATTCATCCATTCACGCGCGGTCTTCTTTCACGCGTTCCGTCACGAGCCCTTTTGCCGTTGGAGCCCACATTGTCAAAAACGAAGGACCCGCCGCTCTCTTCTCCGGCGTCTCAGCCACCGTCCTCCGTCAGATGCTTTACTCCGCCACGCGTATGGGTATTTACGACTTTCTTAAACGAAGGTGGACTGATCGACTCACCG GTAACTTCCCATTGGTCACCAAGATCACAGCTGGACTCATAGCAGGAGCCATTGGATCCGCCGTCGGGAATCCTGCTGACGTGGCGATGGTGAGAATGCAAGCTGACGGAGGTTTGCCGTTAAACCGCCGCAGAAACTACAAGAGCGTTGTGGACGCGCTCGAGCGGATCGTAAGGCAAGAAGGCGTCTCAAGCTTATGGACTGGCTCGTGGCTGACTGTTAACCGTGCGATGATCGTTACGGCTTCTCAACTCGCCACGTATGATCACGTCAAAGAGATCTTGGTCGCCGGAGGCCGTGGGACGCCGGGAGGGATCGGAACGCACGTTGCGGCAAGTTTTGCTGCGGGGATTGTCGCTGCGGTGGCTTCGAATCCGATAGACGTTGTGAAGACGAGGATGATGAATGCTGATAAGGAGAATTACGGTGGACCGTTGGATTGTGCGGTGAAGACGGTGACGGAAGAAGGACCGATGGCTTTGTACAAAGGGTTTGTTCCGACGGTGACGAGGCAAGGACCGTTCACGATGATCTTGTTCATTACCTTGGAACAAATTCGCGGTGTGTTAAAAGAcgttaaattttga